The sequence below is a genomic window from Actinomadura luzonensis.
CCTGATCCGCCTTGAGTTCCAGGCCAGCGCGGAGCGTGAACGCGTATCGGCGCAGGTCGGAAAGACGTGGACTGTACTTGCCGTTCTCCCAACGGGCGACGGTGACGCGATCAACACCTATCCGGTGAGCCACCTCTTCCTGAGTGAGCCCAAGGTCATGGCGGCGCTGGGTCAGGTCATGCATGATCGGGTCGATCATCGTCCGCCGTCTCCAGACTCCTGCGGCTGCTGGGCGAGCACCGCGCGGGCGTTGACGAGCGCGGTCAGCGCATCGAGCAGCACGAACCGGCCGCCGCTATCGCGTTCTTCCTCCGGAGCCGTACGCGGTCGGCGCCTGAGGATGGTGTCCTCGACCAGCCTTTCGCAGGCGGTCTCGTACGCGGCCTCCAGCCGTTCGACCTGCTTGGCGAGCTGGGCGCGCGCGTCTGCGCGGGTGGTCATCGTCCCTCCATCACGTGTGCGTAGCGGGCGAGCGCGTCGCTGTACAGGCCGGCCAGCGCCTGCACGCCCTCCAGGCCGGGGAAGCCGACACCGGCCGCCTGTAGCGCCTGGTTGATCGCGGCCTGCTCCTGGGTGGCCACGGCCGCTTTCGCCTCCAACGTGTCGAGCTGGTCTTGCGCCAGGGCTTCCGCCCGTGCCACGAACCCGCGCAGGTCCCGCACCCCGGCCGCGCCGAGCGGGTACTCGATCCCCGCCTTGCGTAGTTCCTCGTTGACGCGCTCCAGCGCGCCACGCAGCCGGGCCAGTTCCTCCTGTTCCGCGTTCGGCGTGCGCATCCGGTCCACCAGCAGCTCGAACGCGAGATAGTCGTCGGTGGGGATGCCGAGCCGGGCGGCTGCCTCTGCGGGCGTCATGCGGGTCCTTCCTGCGGGATTGGGATGATCTGCCAGTAGCCGAGCAGGCGGCGCAGACGGTGTTGCAGCCACGCCCGGATCTCGGGCTCCTGGCCGCGGGTGACGGGCGCGCTCCACGGGTAGACGCGCTCTTGGCCGCCCATGGCCACGTACAGGATCAGCGTGTCCGTGGGGCTGCCGTCGCTGGGCGGGTACCAGTCCCACCAGATGACCACGTTCAGGTCGTCGTCGAACTGGTCGGCGTTGTCCCGCAGCTCCTCCCACGACTCGAACGGCTGCTCGTCGCGGGTGAACGGGCTCGGCCGGTCGTCCTGCGGCAAAGCCCTTGTTGGGCCGGATCTGCGCTCGGAGCGTGCTGCCGGTGAGGTCGAGCGGCGGCCTGCCGGTGGTCTGCTGGGTGAGGGTGAACGTGCGTTCGTAGTCGGTGCCCTGCTCGATCACCAGGTCGTACATTGCGGCGGCCATGCCCGGCATGCTGACGGAAACCGCCGCTTACGTCACATGCACACCGGGGGGAAGCTGGGTCTTGTCATCCGTCTTCGCGCCGCTCAGGTCCTCCTCGCTCAGGTCCGCCTTACTCAGGTTCGCGCCGCTCAGGTCCGCCCCGTTCAGGTTCGCCTCGCGCAGGATCGTCCCGCGCAGGATCGTCCCGCGCAGGTCCGCCTCGCTCAGGTCAGCCCCGCGCAGGTCCGCCTCGCTCAGGTCAGCCCCGCGCAGGATCGTCCCGCTCAGGACCGCCCCGCGCAGG
It includes:
- a CDS encoding helix-turn-helix transcriptional regulator, with the protein product MIDPIMHDLTQRRHDLGLTQEEVAHRIGVDRVTVARWENGKYSPRLSDLRRYAFTLRAGLELKADQVVDRQGESMVEGTSVNEEAARVVAEDAARNQRVLLRLYGVVLDGHRFRACRKPDCGRVVPEGAEH